The proteins below are encoded in one region of Reichenbachiella sp. 5M10:
- a CDS encoding HAMP domain-containing sensor histidine kinase — protein MKLVQKFILFYLLLSLVVLSLGGVYYYVTFTELIDKETDYELKSQVNQLSRFIDKGVPYQSLNDKNIQINRITDTLGIQVTHSLYDTMAYHGPSKEVIHHRKINKVTQVQDQWYRFQIFESVVEPLDTFYGTFKATAVVFLLLSVLSVLYSLFISKWLLKPFHHTLSKIKDFNVQTSTPLVMEPSRTYEFEKLNDFIENMTNRTVRDYNNLKEFSENIAHEIRTPLAIASGKLDLLIQDKNQDEQQMNWIVQAQNALNKVSKIQQSLVTLSRIENEEFNQSTNIQLKPLIETLCLEKEDIFELKDIHLKTLLSSDVTLQNDPVLIEVLLHNLLQNAIKHNLPADGFIDIQLTRQSFVISNSGAQLNTSTADLMKRFKKNSAQSDSIGLGLSIVKKICEVSGYTLTYEYFSSQATHQITIRF, from the coding sequence ATGAAACTCGTCCAAAAATTCATTCTCTTTTACCTCTTGCTCAGTTTGGTCGTCCTATCCCTAGGAGGGGTCTACTACTATGTCACATTCACCGAACTCATCGACAAGGAGACTGACTATGAACTCAAAAGTCAAGTAAACCAACTCTCACGGTTTATTGACAAGGGAGTCCCCTACCAATCTCTCAACGACAAGAATATTCAAATCAACCGAATCACCGACACGCTAGGCATACAAGTCACTCATTCGCTATACGACACCATGGCCTACCACGGCCCATCCAAAGAGGTCATTCACCACCGTAAAATCAATAAAGTAACCCAAGTCCAAGACCAATGGTACCGCTTCCAGATATTTGAATCAGTCGTCGAACCTTTGGATACATTCTACGGCACATTCAAAGCCACAGCTGTCGTCTTCCTCTTACTCTCGGTACTCTCAGTACTCTACAGCCTATTCATTTCGAAGTGGTTGCTCAAACCCTTTCACCATACACTCAGCAAAATCAAGGACTTCAACGTCCAAACTTCGACCCCATTAGTCATGGAGCCTTCTCGCACTTATGAATTTGAGAAACTCAATGATTTCATCGAGAACATGACAAACCGCACCGTACGAGACTACAACAACCTCAAGGAGTTTTCAGAAAACATCGCACACGAAATCCGTACGCCTCTTGCTATCGCTTCGGGCAAACTAGACCTACTGATCCAAGACAAAAACCAAGACGAACAACAAATGAACTGGATTGTCCAGGCACAAAATGCACTCAACAAAGTCTCCAAAATACAACAGTCTTTGGTCACCCTGAGCCGCATCGAAAACGAGGAATTCAATCAATCGACAAACATCCAACTCAAGCCTCTCATCGAAACTCTGTGCCTAGAGAAAGAAGACATCTTCGAACTCAAAGACATTCACCTCAAAACCCTACTCTCCAGTGACGTGACCCTACAAAATGACCCTGTATTGATAGAGGTACTCTTGCACAACCTGCTACAAAATGCCATCAAGCACAACTTGCCTGCTGACGGGTTCATCGACATCCAATTGACCCGTCAGTCCTTTGTCATTTCCAACTCTGGAGCACAACTGAACACCTCGACCGCCGACTTGATGAAACGCTTCAAAAAAAACAGCGCACAAAGTGACTCGATCGGACTGGGACTATCCATCGTCAAAAAAATCTGTGAAGTATCAGGGTACACCTTGACGTATGAGTATTTCTCCTCCCAGGCAACCCATCAAATCACCATTCGTTTCTAA
- a CDS encoding TonB-dependent receptor domain-containing protein, which yields MRILYIILFACIVYPSMTYAGAVQATHDIHGRIVDQSTNEELAYATVSIHDRTTDALISGTITQEGGAFTFQVQPGEYYVEVQFVSYTTKRINVSVTNGAVNLGAIGLEEDSQQLEEVVVTGQKDQFEFSLDKKTFNVGENISNIGKNASDILDNIPSVQVDIEGNVSLRGNDNVNILINGKPSGMAGISSQDALKQLQGDMIERIEVITNPSARYDAEGTAGIINIVLKKDAQKGFNGTFGLTLGYPDLVNPNASINYRSGKINFFASAGLRYNQYNGYGKSYSTYFEQDSTFSTDTDRKHNRGGLSQNYRVGADYYINDYNKLTVSGIYNTGDEENETRLSYQDIASDQVVNTTQRIDEETEDESLTELSLNYEKTFAQEERKLSLYAQYRDNNELEQSGIEQSSVNDEDLSQRVRNDEGENNILLQADYVHPITESSKFEVGLRSTIRQIKNNYKIEELNNGTWNTLLRFTNDFSYHENIYAGYAIYGNKIGSFSYQVGARVEVTDIQTVLDSESQHETNNKNYTNFFPSAHLTYEFSPEQNVQLSYSRRLRRPGFRNLNPISSYSDNRNFRIGNPDLDPELTDAYEVGFLQNWETASFYGGVYYNHTTNEIERLSFASTIPGEDGVIYSKLYNLATEDAYGFEINLSKDFTDWFSMNGNFNFYRRITSGEAEGESFDADARSYSARVNSKFDLPWDIDFQANLNYRGPQNNTQGKRLAFYTVDAGFTREVFEGKGTLTASVQDLFNTRVYRSEQFTDSFESESEFQWRSRQFTLSFTYRLNQRKPKMNNDNKRPGVQDGDSDM from the coding sequence ATGAGGATACTATACATCATCCTATTCGCCTGTATCGTATACCCAAGCATGACCTATGCAGGTGCCGTACAAGCTACTCACGACATCCACGGTCGTATTGTGGACCAAAGCACCAACGAAGAGCTCGCCTACGCTACTGTATCCATACACGACCGTACCACAGATGCACTTATCTCTGGTACGATCACTCAAGAAGGGGGCGCCTTTACGTTTCAAGTCCAACCAGGAGAATATTATGTAGAAGTACAGTTCGTTTCCTACACGACCAAGCGCATCAATGTATCTGTCACAAATGGGGCCGTCAACCTAGGGGCAATAGGACTCGAAGAAGACAGCCAACAACTCGAAGAAGTAGTCGTCACGGGACAAAAAGATCAGTTTGAATTCTCCCTCGACAAAAAGACCTTCAACGTCGGGGAAAACATCAGTAATATTGGAAAGAATGCCTCGGATATCCTCGACAACATCCCCTCTGTACAGGTCGATATCGAAGGAAACGTTTCCTTACGCGGCAATGACAATGTCAACATTCTCATCAACGGCAAACCCTCAGGCATGGCAGGGATCAGCAGCCAAGATGCACTCAAGCAACTCCAAGGAGACATGATCGAACGCATCGAGGTGATCACCAACCCCTCTGCTCGATACGATGCAGAAGGCACCGCAGGGATCATCAACATTGTCTTGAAGAAAGACGCCCAAAAAGGGTTCAACGGTACTTTTGGATTGACCCTTGGCTATCCCGATCTCGTCAACCCCAACGCCAGTATCAACTACCGCTCCGGCAAGATCAACTTCTTCGCCAGCGCAGGTCTTCGCTACAACCAATACAACGGCTATGGCAAGTCCTACTCGACCTACTTCGAACAAGACTCAACGTTTTCGACAGACACAGACCGTAAGCACAACCGAGGGGGACTCTCTCAAAACTACCGAGTAGGAGCTGACTACTACATCAATGACTACAACAAGCTTACAGTCAGCGGGATATACAACACTGGAGACGAGGAAAACGAAACACGTTTGTCCTACCAAGATATCGCTAGCGACCAAGTCGTCAATACCACACAGCGCATCGACGAAGAAACAGAAGACGAAAGCCTCACAGAGCTATCCCTCAACTACGAGAAGACCTTCGCCCAAGAAGAACGAAAACTATCACTCTACGCTCAGTACAGAGACAACAACGAGTTGGAACAATCCGGTATCGAACAAAGCTCTGTCAACGACGAAGACCTGAGCCAGCGAGTACGTAACGATGAAGGAGAAAATAACATCCTACTCCAAGCAGACTACGTGCACCCTATTACTGAGTCTAGCAAATTTGAAGTCGGTCTACGCTCCACCATCCGTCAAATCAAAAACAACTACAAAATCGAAGAACTCAACAACGGGACATGGAACACCCTGCTACGCTTCACCAACGACTTCTCCTACCACGAAAACATCTATGCAGGCTATGCCATCTATGGCAACAAAATAGGGAGTTTCTCCTACCAGGTAGGTGCACGGGTAGAGGTTACCGACATCCAAACCGTGCTCGATTCAGAAAGTCAGCATGAGACCAACAACAAGAATTACACAAACTTCTTCCCTTCGGCTCATCTGACCTATGAGTTCAGCCCAGAGCAAAACGTACAGCTTAGCTATTCTCGTCGCTTACGCAGGCCAGGGTTTAGAAACCTCAATCCCATCAGCAGTTACAGTGACAACAGAAATTTCCGTATAGGAAACCCCGATCTCGATCCAGAGCTGACCGACGCCTACGAAGTGGGTTTCTTACAAAATTGGGAGACAGCATCTTTCTACGGAGGGGTCTACTACAACCACACCACCAACGAGATCGAGCGCTTGAGTTTCGCGAGTACTATACCCGGCGAGGATGGTGTGATCTACTCCAAGCTCTACAACCTTGCAACAGAAGATGCCTATGGCTTTGAGATCAATCTATCCAAGGATTTCACAGATTGGTTTTCGATGAACGGTAACTTCAACTTCTACCGCCGCATCACATCAGGAGAAGCGGAGGGAGAATCCTTCGATGCGGATGCTCGCTCCTACAGCGCCAGAGTCAATTCAAAATTCGACCTGCCTTGGGACATTGACTTTCAAGCGAACCTCAACTACCGAGGACCGCAAAACAACACCCAAGGCAAGCGATTGGCTTTCTACACCGTAGATGCAGGCTTTACACGTGAAGTATTCGAGGGCAAGGGTACACTGACCGCTAGCGTACAGGATCTATTCAACACACGAGTCTACCGCTCCGAACAGTTCACGGACAGTTTCGAATCAGAGTCAGAGTTCCAGTGGAGGTCACGCCAATTTACTCTGAGCTTCACCTACCGACTCAACCAACGAAAGCCCAAAATGAACAATGATAACAAACGTCCTGGTGTACAAGATGGTGACAGTGACATGTAA
- a CDS encoding PKD domain-containing protein: MALISCAFFASSMLVSCGDDDTSPNEGGAVTVDAGPDQSIGLGETATLQGSGTDANGDDLVFLWVFTQVPSGVSTASVTDPSDPQTTFTPTEAGEYVLELTGVDGQGESDDDEVTITVTGTASDLPIEIGGSIDEDWTLVNRFDDPDKADYIASSNVYLSAILTVEAGVKIVFDDDAGLDVNTSGSVIAIGTQDKPILMTGKQGVVGFWKGINVQSNNTTNALDYVTVEYAGSSGFDGANLLANLMVEDDGRIVVSHSTFSHGNGAGVYVRNVNSKLVDFASNTITANKVPVVALFNHYQYFDVDSDYMGNTDDYIQTEGSSSATTSDVTWGALNVPYMLPGRIQYIESDITVAAGVEIIGQSGSGLEIMSSGSLTAVGTSTDKITFRGDQDLRGVWLGLSFHSNNSANELTYVEFSNGGEKGFDGANLLSNVMVDDAGRLKITHSKLSKSAGYGVYTRDLESTLVDFADNVITDNDAPVMTRYNHYHYFDAASDYSGNTDDYIDSYWGNKESSGARTWQALNVPYRLAPNIEDIYIQVTINAGAEFLGQPNGGFQIQDGGSMKANGTSTDHVVFKGEEDELGYWKGIRFLSNSSNNAFTYTDISNGGEEGFDGANRKANLEVGDGAQFSAENCSFNKSGDAGVRVQSGGVFTNTNNSFSNNTGVDVDS; this comes from the coding sequence ATGGCACTTATAAGTTGTGCCTTTTTTGCAAGTTCAATGCTCGTATCATGCGGAGATGATGATACAAGCCCTAATGAGGGTGGAGCGGTCACTGTCGATGCAGGTCCCGATCAAAGTATCGGTTTGGGCGAGACGGCCACACTCCAGGGGAGTGGTACAGATGCCAATGGAGACGATCTGGTGTTTTTATGGGTTTTCACTCAGGTACCTAGTGGCGTGAGTACTGCCTCAGTGACTGATCCATCTGACCCTCAGACGACATTCACGCCGACAGAAGCGGGAGAGTATGTGTTGGAGTTGACGGGCGTGGATGGCCAGGGTGAGAGTGATGACGATGAGGTCACCATCACCGTGACAGGTACTGCGTCAGATTTGCCGATAGAAATTGGTGGAAGTATAGATGAAGATTGGACACTGGTCAACCGATTTGATGATCCAGACAAGGCCGACTACATCGCTTCATCCAATGTCTATCTTAGCGCTATATTAACAGTCGAAGCAGGGGTTAAAATTGTCTTCGATGATGATGCTGGACTAGACGTGAATACTTCAGGTTCGGTCATTGCTATTGGTACACAAGACAAACCCATCCTAATGACAGGTAAGCAAGGAGTGGTAGGGTTTTGGAAAGGAATCAATGTACAGTCTAACAACACGACCAATGCGCTTGACTATGTGACGGTAGAGTATGCGGGTAGCAGTGGTTTTGATGGCGCGAATCTATTGGCCAATTTGATGGTGGAGGACGATGGTCGGATTGTAGTTAGTCACTCTACATTTAGTCATGGTAATGGTGCGGGAGTGTACGTTCGAAATGTGAATTCTAAATTGGTGGATTTTGCGAGCAATACGATCACTGCGAATAAGGTGCCGGTAGTGGCGCTGTTCAACCATTATCAATACTTTGATGTGGACTCTGACTACATGGGCAATACGGATGACTATATCCAGACCGAAGGGAGTTCGTCTGCTACCACGAGCGACGTGACTTGGGGAGCCCTCAATGTCCCTTATATGTTGCCAGGTAGGATTCAGTATATCGAGTCTGATATCACCGTAGCGGCGGGAGTAGAGATCATAGGTCAGTCGGGGAGTGGTCTGGAAATTATGTCTAGCGGGAGCCTTACTGCAGTGGGGACTTCTACCGACAAGATCACATTCAGAGGGGATCAGGATTTAAGAGGTGTGTGGTTAGGTTTGTCGTTTCATTCCAACAATTCAGCCAATGAATTGACATACGTAGAGTTCAGCAATGGTGGAGAGAAGGGTTTTGATGGAGCCAATCTATTGAGCAATGTCATGGTTGACGATGCGGGACGTTTGAAAATCACTCATTCTAAGTTGTCCAAGAGTGCAGGGTACGGTGTGTATACCCGTGACCTGGAGTCTACTTTGGTGGATTTTGCAGACAATGTGATCACAGACAATGATGCCCCTGTCATGACACGGTATAATCACTACCATTACTTCGATGCAGCGTCTGATTACAGTGGAAATACTGATGATTATATTGATTCGTATTGGGGAAATAAAGAATCTTCTGGCGCTAGGACATGGCAAGCTCTCAATGTGCCGTATCGTTTGGCGCCAAACATAGAGGATATCTACATTCAAGTCACCATCAATGCTGGGGCTGAGTTTTTGGGGCAACCCAATGGAGGCTTCCAAATCCAAGATGGAGGCAGCATGAAAGCGAACGGTACAAGTACGGATCACGTGGTTTTCAAGGGGGAAGAAGATGAGTTGGGGTACTGGAAAGGCATTCGGTTCTTGTCCAATAGCTCAAACAATGCCTTTACCTATACAGACATCTCCAATGGAGGCGAAGAAGGATTTGATGGAGCCAACAGAAAAGCGAACCTAGAAGTAGGAGACGGTGCTCAATTCAGTGCTGAAAATTGCTCTTTCAATAAAAGTGGTGATGCAGGTGTGCGTGTACAGTCAGGAGGCGTTTTTACCAATACCAACAACTCTTTCAGTAACAACACTGGAGTAGATGTAGATAGTTGA
- a CDS encoding tetratricopeptide repeat-containing sensor histidine kinase, translating to MKSIVFILLSLNLIHLGQAQSLSNMDSIRFVLDSQNQDERLRTLVSLCTHPTENREQAKLTLSLSEEAKQLAMELNNHKDLLWIQIEEASAIGLLQGRQQSIDSLQKLLPAARALPSPKVLLHALAVLGDQQTQIDDLIEAKQTLSEALKIAIALPDSISMGFVYNNLGNVANHLSQNQEAIEYYMNALIIKEKQGSTKLAKTYSSVSQIFRKMGNYDESLRFNRKAMALQRTDNDIFGLSISYLNMGNTYRQMKNYDSSLYYNEGALKLSQSIQDTLGFAFAYYNIASVNFSLQKYRTSIKYYMKAYPTFVKAQMRRNAVNCLISTSINYRLLGDYTSAKTAIEQAQEESEELTSFAIREQLNETYYELYKVTGDYQRALRHHELFKAYSDSILNETKISEISRLQKNYEINNRDNQISLLDKENEIATLKLAQGNALRNWLLLLLALILLVAVILWSRYKLKLRTERMLSIKNEELEKLNSAKNKFFAIIAHDLRNPLSAFKMLTTGLANNIDHYSTEQLKEQLEELRLSSNQLSELLQNLLQWALSQTESMKINPQLVDLKTLLENNVRLIQSTAHQKNIEVSMCIEDKTISLIDEATIDLVFRNLLVNAVKFTNEKGLISISATEDQDYVKINIQDTGIGMSDQEQKQLFDITQDASKIGNSPNKGSGLGLILCDEFVKKNNGKLNLKSTLGRGSTFTLYLPKPTAA from the coding sequence ATGAAATCAATTGTATTTATTCTATTGAGCTTGAACTTGATACACCTTGGACAAGCACAATCCTTGAGCAACATGGACAGTATCCGCTTTGTTTTGGATAGTCAAAATCAGGACGAACGCCTGCGAACCTTGGTCAGTCTCTGCACACACCCTACTGAAAACAGAGAGCAAGCCAAATTGACTCTAAGTCTGAGTGAGGAAGCCAAACAACTCGCCATGGAACTCAATAATCATAAAGATCTGTTGTGGATACAAATCGAAGAGGCCTCTGCGATCGGTCTACTCCAAGGCCGTCAACAAAGTATAGACAGTCTACAAAAGCTCCTTCCAGCAGCACGTGCACTCCCTTCTCCCAAGGTCTTGCTCCACGCATTGGCGGTCCTAGGCGACCAACAGACCCAAATAGACGACCTCATTGAAGCCAAACAAACCCTCAGTGAAGCACTCAAAATAGCTATCGCGCTACCTGACTCTATCTCCATGGGTTTTGTGTACAACAACCTCGGCAATGTAGCCAACCATCTCAGTCAAAACCAAGAAGCCATCGAGTACTATATGAATGCCTTGATCATCAAAGAGAAACAGGGTAGCACCAAACTCGCCAAGACCTACAGTAGTGTTTCACAGATATTCAGAAAAATGGGAAACTATGACGAATCACTCCGCTTCAACCGGAAAGCCATGGCCCTCCAACGTACGGACAACGACATATTCGGATTGAGTATAAGCTACCTCAACATGGGCAATACCTATCGACAAATGAAAAACTACGACAGCTCACTGTACTACAACGAAGGAGCGCTAAAACTCAGCCAGTCCATTCAGGATACCTTGGGTTTTGCATTTGCTTACTACAACATCGCATCGGTCAATTTTTCACTACAAAAATATCGAACCAGTATCAAGTACTATATGAAGGCCTATCCAACGTTTGTAAAAGCCCAAATGCGACGAAATGCCGTCAATTGTCTCATAAGCACCTCTATCAACTACCGATTGCTCGGGGATTATACTTCCGCAAAAACAGCTATCGAACAGGCACAAGAAGAATCAGAAGAGCTCACATCTTTTGCCATCAGAGAACAACTAAACGAAACCTACTACGAGTTGTACAAAGTCACAGGTGATTACCAAAGAGCACTGCGTCATCATGAGCTTTTCAAAGCCTATTCGGACAGTATCCTCAACGAAACCAAAATCAGTGAAATCAGCAGACTTCAAAAAAACTATGAAATCAATAACCGAGACAACCAAATCTCTCTCCTAGACAAAGAGAATGAAATAGCCACACTCAAATTAGCACAAGGAAACGCACTACGCAACTGGCTCCTACTATTGCTTGCCCTCATCCTACTTGTAGCAGTGATCCTTTGGAGCAGGTACAAGCTCAAGCTACGTACCGAACGTATGCTATCCATCAAAAACGAAGAATTGGAAAAACTCAACTCTGCCAAAAACAAGTTTTTCGCCATCATCGCACACGATCTAAGAAACCCACTCTCTGCATTCAAAATGCTCACAACTGGATTGGCTAACAATATAGACCACTATTCGACCGAGCAACTCAAAGAACAGTTGGAAGAACTCCGACTATCCTCCAATCAGCTATCCGAACTCCTGCAAAACCTCCTCCAATGGGCTCTCTCGCAGACAGAAAGTATGAAGATCAACCCACAGCTCGTGGATCTAAAAACCCTCCTCGAAAACAACGTCAGACTCATCCAAAGCACCGCACATCAAAAAAACATAGAAGTATCCATGTGTATCGAAGACAAAACCATCTCTCTGATAGATGAAGCGACCATAGACTTAGTTTTTCGCAACTTGCTCGTCAATGCGGTCAAATTCACGAACGAGAAAGGCCTAATATCCATATCAGCGACAGAGGATCAGGACTATGTCAAAATCAACATCCAAGACACGGGTATCGGCATGTCTGACCAAGAACAAAAGCAATTGTTTGACATCACTCAAGACGCGAGTAAGATTGGCAATTCGCCAAACAAGGGTAGCGGACTCGGTCTGATCTTATGCGACGAATTCGTCAAAAAAAACAACGGAAAACTGAATCTAAAAAGTACGCTAGGCAGAGGCAGTACGTTTACACTATATCTACCTAAACCCACTGCAGCTTAA
- a CDS encoding response regulator transcription factor — protein sequence MKPIQVAFIDDHKIMLQGLSSLLCGESSIHIIGAFQSAEEYLSSDLAKQTDVLLLDINLKQLSGIALAEQLSGHFPNMGIIMLTALKEMETIVQSIKAGARGFLTKEVEKKEIIEAICRVSRGEYYFDQIVSNTVFESFATGIMTGKDQHSILTKREEEVLMEIAKGRQHKQIADTLCVSPKTIESHKANLQKKLNLHSTAELVKYAIKQGLVEI from the coding sequence ATGAAACCAATCCAAGTAGCTTTCATCGACGATCACAAAATTATGCTCCAAGGACTCTCTTCCTTACTTTGCGGAGAGTCTAGCATCCATATCATCGGCGCATTCCAATCTGCCGAAGAATACCTAAGTAGTGATCTAGCCAAACAAACCGACGTACTACTACTCGACATCAACCTGAAGCAACTCTCAGGCATCGCACTAGCCGAACAACTCAGTGGTCATTTTCCTAATATGGGGATCATCATGCTCACCGCTCTCAAAGAGATGGAGACCATAGTACAGTCTATCAAAGCAGGTGCGCGTGGTTTCTTGACCAAAGAAGTAGAAAAAAAGGAGATCATAGAAGCTATATGCAGAGTATCACGAGGCGAATACTACTTTGACCAAATAGTCTCCAATACGGTCTTCGAAAGTTTCGCCACGGGTATCATGACAGGCAAAGATCAGCACAGTATCCTCACCAAACGAGAAGAAGAAGTATTGATGGAAATCGCCAAAGGTCGACAACACAAACAAATCGCTGATACCCTCTGTGTAAGTCCCAAAACCATCGAATCACACAAAGCCAACCTCCAAAAGAAACTTAACCTTCACTCCACCGCCGAGCTCGTCAAGTATGCAATCAAGCAAGGATTGGTCGAAATATAA
- a CDS encoding DUF5009 domain-containing protein, producing MRIKKDLYQGRVLSIDAMRGITILVMIFVNELAGVSDVPLWMKHMPADADGMTFVDLVFPGFLFIVGMSVPFAFNARLIKGDSVWGIWKHTCQRALALIVMGVYMVNAEYGYDESRMVISASLWAFFAYSLPIPIWNKYKRNFPIVWKNTLQYGGMIGLLILYFLYVRDDGQVGLIAKWWGILGLIGWAYLFSVIVYWLVNGDVKLLTIFFLLCIGVSCTASATSISIQDQFWFEFSAIHLTHASIVSAGVIVSLLFFEKGKDVRVHWSVIGFTILLLVMGYLLRPYFGVSKIRATPSWCLYSSALCTVMYYFLYELMECKKRVAWSSFFMPAAANPLLIYILPGIIIYFNLSIGLRLTPDYFTRGVPGILWCAVFSVLMVFLMKVFNRINIRLHL from the coding sequence ATGAGGATAAAGAAGGATTTGTACCAAGGACGTGTCCTATCGATTGACGCGATGAGAGGGATTACTATTTTGGTGATGATATTTGTCAATGAACTTGCCGGGGTGTCAGATGTGCCGCTTTGGATGAAACATATGCCTGCGGATGCAGATGGAATGACTTTTGTCGATCTGGTTTTTCCTGGATTTTTGTTTATCGTGGGGATGTCGGTGCCTTTTGCATTCAATGCAAGGTTGATCAAAGGAGATAGTGTTTGGGGAATTTGGAAGCATACATGTCAGAGGGCTCTTGCACTGATCGTAATGGGCGTGTATATGGTCAATGCTGAGTATGGCTATGATGAATCTCGGATGGTGATTTCTGCCTCGCTATGGGCTTTCTTTGCTTATAGTCTACCCATCCCCATATGGAACAAATACAAAAGAAACTTTCCAATTGTGTGGAAGAATACTCTGCAGTATGGAGGAATGATTGGGTTGTTGATATTGTACTTTTTGTATGTACGTGATGATGGTCAAGTAGGACTTATTGCCAAATGGTGGGGGATTTTGGGCTTGATTGGTTGGGCCTATTTATTTTCTGTAATTGTATATTGGTTGGTAAATGGAGACGTAAAGTTGTTGACGATTTTTTTCTTGTTGTGTATAGGTGTTAGTTGTACTGCATCTGCCACTAGCATATCGATACAAGATCAATTTTGGTTTGAGTTTTCTGCTATCCATCTGACGCATGCTTCGATTGTCAGCGCGGGAGTGATTGTGTCTTTGCTGTTTTTTGAGAAAGGTAAGGATGTTCGTGTCCATTGGTCTGTGATTGGTTTTACTATACTCTTGTTGGTGATGGGCTATTTACTGAGGCCCTATTTTGGGGTTTCCAAAATTAGAGCCACTCCATCTTGGTGTCTGTATTCATCAGCTCTATGCACGGTGATGTATTATTTCCTGTATGAGTTGATGGAGTGCAAGAAGAGAGTGGCTTGGAGTAGTTTTTTTATGCCTGCTGCGGCCAATCCTCTATTGATTTACATCCTGCCAGGTATTATTATATATTTCAACTTGTCGATAGGTTTGCGATTGACTCCTGATTACTTCACTAGAGGAGTGCCTGGTATATTGTGGTGTGCAGTGTTTTCCGTACTGATGGTGTTTTTGATGAAGGTATTCAATAGGATCAATATTCGATTGCACCTATAG
- the eno gene encoding phosphopyruvate hydratase, whose protein sequence is MSLIESVFARQILDSRGNPTIEVDVVTESGVLGRAAVPSGASTGVNEAVELRDGDKSTYLGKGVLKAVENVNDVLQPELIGLSVFDQRYIDQLMIDLDGTDTKSKLGANAILGISLAVAKAAAEELGLPLFRYIGGTNAHTLPVPMMNIINGGSHSDATIAFQEFMIRPVGAETFSQAMQMGAETFHALAKILKAKGLSTAVGDEGGFAPAFTGGTEEALESVLDAIKAAGYEPGKDITIGLDCASSEFFVDGKYDYAKFEGPNGKVRDMNEQVDYLASLVEKYPIDSIEDGCAEEDWAAWAALTAKIGDKCQLVGDDLFVTNVKFLQRGIEEKSANSILIKVNQIGTLSETLDAIEMAHKAGFTAVISHRSGETEDATIADIAVATNAGQIKTGSLSRSDRMAKYNQLLRIEEELGEIARFPKA, encoded by the coding sequence ATGAGTTTGATCGAAAGTGTATTTGCAAGACAAATACTGGATTCTAGAGGGAATCCAACCATCGAAGTAGATGTAGTAACTGAAAGTGGTGTGTTAGGTAGAGCTGCGGTTCCATCTGGCGCTTCGACTGGAGTAAACGAAGCTGTCGAGTTGAGAGATGGTGACAAGAGTACATACCTAGGAAAAGGTGTGTTGAAAGCGGTTGAAAACGTAAATGACGTACTTCAGCCTGAATTGATCGGATTGTCTGTGTTTGATCAGAGATACATTGATCAATTGATGATTGATCTTGACGGTACAGATACCAAATCGAAATTAGGGGCTAATGCGATTTTGGGAATTTCTTTGGCGGTAGCAAAAGCAGCGGCTGAAGAGCTTGGCTTGCCGTTGTTTAGATATATCGGTGGTACAAATGCGCATACATTGCCTGTACCGATGATGAATATCATCAATGGTGGATCTCACTCGGATGCTACGATCGCTTTTCAAGAATTTATGATCAGACCTGTAGGTGCTGAGACATTCTCTCAGGCAATGCAAATGGGGGCCGAGACATTTCATGCCTTGGCAAAAATATTGAAAGCCAAAGGATTGAGTACTGCAGTAGGGGACGAAGGTGGGTTCGCTCCAGCGTTCACTGGTGGTACCGAAGAAGCATTGGAAAGTGTATTGGATGCAATCAAAGCTGCAGGGTATGAGCCTGGCAAGGATATTACTATTGGTTTGGATTGTGCTTCTTCGGAGTTCTTTGTCGACGGAAAATACGATTATGCGAAATTTGAAGGGCCTAATGGTAAAGTAAGAGACATGAATGAGCAGGTGGATTACTTGGCTTCATTGGTGGAGAAATACCCGATCGATTCTATAGAAGATGGTTGTGCCGAAGAGGATTGGGCTGCTTGGGCTGCCTTGACTGCTAAAATCGGTGACAAATGTCAGCTGGTAGGTGATGATCTATTCGTGACCAATGTGAAGTTCTTGCAAAGAGGGATCGAAGAGAAATCAGCGAATTCTATCTTGATCAAAGTAAACCAAATTGGTACCTTGTCTGAGACTTTGGATGCTATCGAAATGGCTCATAAAGCAGGTTTCACCGCAGTGATCTCTCATAGATCAGGGGAAACCGAAGATGCTACGATTGCTGATATCGCTGTAGCGACTAACGCAGGTCAAATCAAGACAGGATCACTTTCTAGATCTGATAGAATGGCTAAATACAATCAATTGTTGAGAATCGAAGAGGAACTAGGAGAGATCGCTAGATTCCCTAAGGCATAA